From a region of the Agrobacterium tumefaciens genome:
- the hfq gene encoding RNA chaperone Hfq, with translation MAERSQNLQDLFLNTVRKQKISLTIFLINGVKLTGVVTSFDNFCVLLRRDGHSQLVYKHAISTIMPGQPMQMFESEENAA, from the coding sequence ATGGCGGAACGTTCTCAAAACCTTCAGGATCTTTTTCTCAATACCGTTCGCAAACAGAAGATCTCGTTGACGATTTTTCTTATCAACGGTGTTAAGCTGACGGGTGTTGTCACCTCTTTTGACAATTTCTGTGTCCTCTTGCGTCGCGACGGTCATTCGCAGCTTGTCTACAAGCACGCGATTTCCACCATCATGCCCGGCCAGCCGATGCAGATGTTCGAAAGCGAAGAGAACGCTGCCTGA
- the hflX gene encoding GTPase HflX, protein MRAVVIIPVLKPTRENRDAAQVPAAPSRSVEAKLEEAKGLALAIDLEVTQGLIVSVNQPRPATLFGTGKIEEIGHLLEETNSGLVIIDHPLTPVQQRNLEKQWNSKVIDRTGLILEIFGRRASTKEGTLQVDLAHLNYQKGRLVRSWTHLERQRGGAGFMGGPGETQIEADRRLLQERIVRLERELEQVVRTRQLHRAKRRKVPHPIVALVGYTNAGKSTLFNRITGAGVLAEDMLFATLDPTLRRMKLPHGRTVILSDTVGFISDLPTHLVAAFRATLEEVLEADLVLHVRDMADPDNAAQSADVLRILGDLGIGEKEAQERIIEVWNKVDRLEPEAHDAIMQRAEGRSDIRAVSAITGEGVDALMDEISRRLSGVLTETTVTLPVDKLPLLSWIYNNSIVDGREDNEDGSVSLDVRLSETQAAELNRKLGISAKVEPEDWEK, encoded by the coding sequence ATGCGCGCGGTTGTTATCATCCCGGTCCTCAAGCCCACGCGTGAAAATCGCGATGCCGCTCAGGTGCCCGCAGCACCGTCTCGCTCCGTCGAGGCCAAGCTGGAAGAGGCCAAGGGTCTGGCACTGGCGATCGATCTCGAGGTCACGCAGGGGTTGATCGTGTCGGTCAACCAGCCACGTCCGGCCACCCTTTTTGGCACCGGCAAGATCGAGGAAATCGGTCATCTCCTGGAAGAGACCAATTCGGGTCTGGTGATTATCGATCACCCGCTGACACCGGTGCAGCAACGCAATCTCGAAAAGCAGTGGAACTCGAAGGTCATCGACCGCACGGGTCTCATTCTCGAAATCTTCGGCCGCCGCGCTTCCACCAAGGAAGGCACGCTGCAGGTCGATCTTGCGCACCTGAACTACCAGAAGGGCCGTCTGGTCCGAAGCTGGACCCACCTTGAGCGTCAGCGCGGCGGTGCGGGCTTCATGGGTGGTCCGGGTGAAACGCAGATCGAGGCCGACCGTCGCCTCCTGCAGGAACGTATCGTGCGGCTGGAGCGTGAGCTGGAACAGGTTGTCCGCACCCGCCAGCTTCACCGCGCCAAGCGCCGCAAGGTGCCGCACCCGATTGTTGCGCTGGTTGGTTACACCAACGCCGGCAAATCCACGCTGTTCAACCGCATCACCGGCGCGGGCGTGCTGGCTGAAGACATGCTCTTCGCCACACTCGATCCGACGCTGCGTCGCATGAAGCTGCCGCATGGCAGAACAGTCATCCTCTCGGATACCGTCGGTTTCATCTCCGACCTGCCGACCCACCTTGTTGCTGCCTTCCGCGCAACGCTGGAAGAGGTGCTGGAAGCCGACCTCGTTCTGCATGTTCGAGACATGGCCGATCCTGACAACGCCGCACAGTCGGCCGATGTCCTGCGTATTCTCGGCGATCTCGGCATCGGTGAGAAGGAAGCGCAGGAGCGCATTATCGAGGTCTGGAACAAGGTCGACCGGCTGGAGCCGGAAGCCCATGACGCCATCATGCAGCGGGCCGAGGGCCGCTCCGACATCCGTGCCGTTTCGGCAATCACGGGTGAGGGCGTCGATGCGCTGATGGACGAAATTTCCCGTCGTCTTTCCGGCGTGCTCACGGAAACCACGGTGACGCTGCCCGTCGACAAGCTGCCGCTGCTCTCGTGGATCTACAACAACTCCATCGTCGATGGCCGTGAAGACAACGAGGACGGTTCGGTTTCGCTGGATGTCAGACTGTCGGAAACGCAGGCGGCCGAGCTGAATCGCAAGCTGGGCATCTCTGCAAAAGTTGAGCCCGAAGACTGGGAAAAGTGA
- a CDS encoding GGDEF domain-containing protein: protein MLPPLDLETVLLLHKLSFFVAAVCFLYARSQSKESVGLGFLSLGFLLVAASSTLIGFGKIVPGLNCALIVTGNLAGMCGYAIFWIGMCRISSQRKRAGEWWILLLPVLVGAILALAGWYGDLVARASVFQFTAGFLLAAAAYTVIADRKKEPLPVRRPLGVTIGLTAFLSFVVVIGLQFPTVAIIAPRNAFFLSIICHFAIAVFVLALVKERAEEGLRRLADLDLLTGIANRRSFSTRLRDNMLPGDAIAMIDIDHFKRINDRFGHLAGDDVLASVAAGLRERVGANDLLARFGGEEFVLFMPGIGKEDAMAFVARLRAEVSAIIHDLDEQVVAVTLSAGLSVCEEKSLSAQALIKMADTALYASKAAGRDRLTFYRPEDFNRITPQAVRQAG, encoded by the coding sequence ATGTTGCCACCGTTAGATCTCGAAACTGTCCTGCTGCTGCATAAACTGTCGTTTTTCGTTGCCGCCGTCTGTTTCCTTTATGCCCGTTCGCAATCGAAAGAGAGTGTCGGTCTCGGCTTTCTGTCCCTCGGCTTCCTGCTGGTCGCAGCATCCTCCACCCTCATCGGTTTCGGCAAGATCGTTCCCGGCCTGAACTGCGCGCTGATCGTCACCGGCAATCTTGCCGGAATGTGCGGTTATGCAATCTTCTGGATCGGCATGTGCCGCATCAGCAGTCAGCGCAAAAGGGCAGGCGAGTGGTGGATCTTGCTTCTGCCGGTCCTCGTCGGTGCGATCCTTGCGCTGGCGGGCTGGTATGGCGACCTGGTGGCACGAGCCTCCGTATTCCAGTTCACGGCCGGTTTTCTGCTGGCCGCAGCCGCCTACACCGTTATCGCCGACCGCAAGAAGGAGCCGCTCCCTGTCCGCCGTCCGCTTGGCGTCACCATCGGGCTGACGGCATTTTTGAGTTTCGTCGTGGTCATCGGCCTGCAGTTTCCGACCGTCGCCATCATCGCGCCGCGCAATGCGTTCTTCCTGTCCATCATCTGCCACTTCGCCATAGCCGTCTTCGTTCTGGCGCTGGTCAAGGAACGGGCGGAAGAGGGGCTGCGCCGTCTGGCCGATCTCGACCTTCTGACCGGCATTGCCAACCGGCGTTCCTTTTCCACCCGTCTGCGCGACAACATGCTGCCGGGCGACGCGATCGCCATGATCGACATCGACCACTTCAAACGCATCAATGACCGGTTCGGCCATCTGGCCGGAGACGACGTGCTGGCATCGGTTGCGGCCGGATTGCGCGAACGGGTCGGCGCCAACGACCTTCTCGCCCGCTTCGGCGGCGAGGAATTCGTGCTGTTCATGCCGGGCATCGGCAAGGAAGATGCAATGGCCTTCGTCGCAAGGCTGCGCGCCGAAGTCAGCGCCATCATCCACGACCTCGACGAACAGGTTGTCGCCGTAACACTGAGCGCCGGGCTGTCGGTCTGTGAGGAAAAAAGCCTGTCAGCACAGGCGCTGATCAAGATGGCCGATACGGCGCTCTATGCCTCGAAAGCTGCGGGCCGCGATCGACTGACATTTTACCGCCCGGAAGATTTCAACCGTATCACCCCACAGGCCGTGCGCCAGGCGGGATGA
- the mazG gene encoding nucleoside triphosphate pyrophosphohydrolase, which produces MEASKDISRLIEIMEALRQPETGCPWDIVQTFETIKPYTIEEAYEVADAIERKDTDDLCEELGDLLLQVVFHARIAEEMGEFSFGDVVHAVTSKMIRRHPHVFDVSDADTPDTVKLQWDRIKAEEKRERAERRLRRGITEDFKAGFLGGVQRSQPALTEALKLQEQAARVGFDWSDPAPILDKIEEEIAELREALAEGKPEKVSDELGDLIFALVNIGRHVKTDPENALRGTNTKFRRRFNHIETSLTTNGETLEAATLERMEDLWQAAKHIERSLAG; this is translated from the coding sequence ATGGAAGCCTCGAAGGATATTTCCCGTCTGATCGAGATCATGGAGGCCCTGCGCCAGCCGGAAACCGGCTGCCCGTGGGACATCGTGCAGACCTTCGAAACGATCAAGCCCTACACGATCGAAGAGGCTTACGAAGTCGCTGACGCCATCGAGCGCAAGGACACGGACGATCTTTGCGAAGAATTGGGGGACCTGCTGCTGCAGGTGGTTTTCCATGCCCGCATCGCTGAGGAGATGGGTGAATTCTCCTTTGGCGACGTGGTACATGCCGTGACCTCGAAAATGATCCGTCGCCATCCGCATGTCTTCGACGTTTCGGATGCCGACACGCCTGACACCGTCAAATTGCAGTGGGACCGGATCAAGGCCGAAGAAAAACGCGAACGCGCCGAACGGCGCCTGCGCCGCGGCATTACCGAGGATTTCAAGGCCGGTTTTCTCGGCGGCGTGCAGCGCAGCCAGCCCGCCTTGACCGAGGCGCTGAAACTGCAGGAACAGGCCGCACGCGTCGGCTTCGACTGGTCGGACCCTGCCCCGATCCTCGACAAGATCGAAGAAGAGATCGCGGAGCTGCGCGAGGCGCTGGCGGAAGGCAAACCGGAGAAAGTCTCCGATGAGCTCGGCGATCTGATTTTCGCGCTCGTCAACATCGGCCGTCACGTCAAGACCGACCCGGAAAACGCGCTGCGCGGCACCAATACGAAATTCCGCAGACGTTTCAATCACATCGAAACATCGCTCACAACAAATGGCGAAACCCTGGAAGCGGCGACGCTGGAGCGCATGGAAGATCTGTGGCAAGCGGCCAAGCACATCGAGCGTTCGCTCGCAGGCTGA
- a CDS encoding nucleoside deaminase: MASNTIAARLLDVIEHDILPLTARGVSLGNKVFGAAILRKSDLSLVIAETNNELENPLWHGEVHTLKRFYELGEKLNTKDLIFLSTHEPCTMCMSAITWAGFDNFYSFFSHEDSRDAFAIPHDLKILKEVFGLEPGGYRRNNAFWNSYFISDLVESEADPLKSELKAQTARIKAAYDDLSNSYQASKTDNNIPLN; this comes from the coding sequence GTGGCCAGCAACACCATCGCCGCCCGCCTTCTCGACGTTATCGAACACGACATCCTGCCGCTGACGGCGCGCGGTGTCAGCCTTGGAAACAAGGTTTTCGGCGCCGCCATTCTGCGCAAGTCCGACCTGTCTCTGGTCATTGCCGAAACCAACAACGAGCTGGAAAATCCGCTCTGGCACGGTGAGGTCCACACCCTCAAGCGCTTTTATGAACTTGGCGAAAAGCTCAACACCAAGGACCTGATCTTCCTGTCGACGCACGAACCCTGCACCATGTGCATGTCGGCGATCACCTGGGCCGGTTTCGACAATTTCTACTCGTTCTTCAGCCACGAAGATTCGCGCGACGCTTTCGCCATTCCGCACGACCTGAAAATCCTGAAGGAAGTGTTCGGTCTGGAGCCCGGAGGATACCGCCGCAACAATGCCTTCTGGAACTCCTATTTCATCTCCGACCTGGTGGAGAGCGAAGCCGACCCGCTGAAAAGCGAACTGAAGGCGCAGACGGCCCGCATCAAGGCCGCCTATGACGATCTTTCGAACAGCTACCAGGCATCGAAGACCGACAACAACATTCCGCTCAACTGA
- the cobA gene encoding uroporphyrinogen-III C-methyltransferase encodes MNNHTRFPQADERLSTFPAFFRVEGKVVIVFGNGDEAFAKVRLLSNTNAHIVAFADQPEDAFKRYLLENGIDYRPLAFSAELIDGATLVFAATGDESLDRQIVTEARGRKIPANAVDQPAFCDFFTPALVTRAPVAVAIGTEGAGPVLAQMIRARIDQMLAPSLGRLARLAVDYRDAAEDNVPKGALRRNFWRRFFSGRVADAVAVGDETAARRSAESLLQSPERSEGHVWLVGAGPGAEDLLTLRAQRVLMEADVIVYDALVPQAIVDMGRRDAERLSVGKRKGCHTKSQDEINRLLVRLGQEGKRIVRLKSGDPLVYGRAGEEMAALRHAGIGYEIVPGITSAFAAAADFELPLTLRGVASSLIFTTGHDLTGDVLPDWARLAVSGATIAVYMGRSVAASVATRLMDAGLGIETTVAVIENASRADRKLLHGTLKDLPDLEHRDELTGPVMVIIGDAVAGANFDRSEALALSARTRDLKREYENG; translated from the coding sequence ATGAATAATCATACCCGCTTTCCGCAAGCTGATGAACGGCTCTCCACTTTCCCCGCGTTTTTCCGCGTTGAAGGCAAGGTCGTTATCGTGTTCGGAAATGGCGATGAAGCTTTCGCCAAGGTCCGGCTGCTCTCCAACACCAACGCACATATCGTCGCTTTTGCCGATCAGCCTGAAGACGCATTCAAGCGTTATCTCCTAGAGAACGGTATCGATTATCGCCCGCTCGCCTTTTCCGCCGAGTTGATCGATGGCGCAACACTGGTCTTTGCCGCGACCGGCGATGAAAGCCTGGACCGCCAGATCGTGACGGAAGCGCGTGGCAGAAAAATTCCGGCCAATGCGGTCGATCAGCCTGCGTTTTGCGATTTCTTCACGCCCGCTCTGGTCACGCGTGCGCCTGTTGCCGTTGCCATCGGCACTGAAGGCGCCGGCCCGGTTCTCGCGCAGATGATCCGGGCGCGTATCGACCAGATGCTGGCACCGTCGCTTGGCAGGCTCGCACGCCTTGCCGTCGATTATCGCGATGCAGCGGAAGACAATGTTCCGAAGGGCGCTCTGCGCCGCAACTTCTGGCGTCGGTTCTTCTCCGGCCGCGTCGCGGATGCGGTTGCCGTGGGTGATGAAACCGCTGCTCGCCGTAGCGCGGAAAGCCTGCTGCAGTCGCCTGAACGCAGCGAAGGCCATGTCTGGCTGGTCGGTGCAGGTCCGGGCGCGGAAGATCTTCTGACGCTGCGCGCCCAGCGCGTTCTGATGGAAGCCGACGTCATCGTTTATGATGCGCTGGTTCCGCAGGCCATTGTCGATATGGGCCGCCGTGACGCGGAGCGTCTTTCTGTCGGCAAGCGCAAGGGCTGTCACACCAAGTCGCAGGACGAGATCAATCGCCTGCTGGTGCGCCTGGGACAGGAAGGCAAACGCATCGTCCGTCTGAAATCCGGCGACCCCCTGGTCTATGGCCGTGCAGGTGAAGAAATGGCGGCTCTGCGCCATGCCGGTATCGGTTACGAGATCGTACCCGGTATCACCTCGGCCTTTGCTGCGGCTGCCGATTTCGAATTGCCGCTGACACTGCGTGGCGTTGCCTCGTCGCTGATCTTCACCACCGGTCACGACCTGACCGGCGACGTGCTGCCCGACTGGGCACGACTGGCCGTTTCGGGTGCGACGATTGCTGTCTACATGGGCCGCAGCGTTGCCGCTTCGGTCGCGACCCGCCTGATGGATGCCGGTCTTGGCATTGAAACCACGGTTGCCGTGATCGAAAACGCCAGCCGTGCCGATCGCAAGCTGCTGCATGGCACATTGAAGGATTTGCCCGATCTGGAACATCGTGATGAACTGACCGGCCCGGTCATGGTTATCATCGGCGATGCCGTCGCGGGCGCCAATTTTGACAGGTCTGAGGCTCTTGCTCTTTCGGCAAGAACCAGGGACCTTAAGCGGGAGTATGAGAATGGCTGA
- a CDS encoding DUF2849 domain-containing protein, giving the protein MADKVLTANRLDDGIAVWLDANGEWTENLQNSLVARHAEAVASLEEIGKRDFSANKVVDVNIVDVVEENGRLWPTRLRERIRAAGPTVQYATGFKPADAAFIAV; this is encoded by the coding sequence ATGGCTGACAAGGTTTTGACCGCCAACCGTCTGGACGATGGCATTGCCGTCTGGCTGGATGCCAATGGAGAATGGACGGAAAACCTCCAGAACTCCCTGGTGGCGCGCCATGCGGAAGCCGTTGCTTCGCTGGAGGAAATCGGCAAACGCGATTTTTCCGCCAACAAGGTCGTTGACGTCAACATTGTCGATGTCGTCGAGGAAAATGGTCGCCTGTGGCCGACCCGCCTGCGCGAACGCATCCGTGCGGCCGGCCCTACCGTTCAATACGCCACCGGCTTCAAGCCGGCCGATGCAGCATTTATCGCAGTCTGA
- a CDS encoding nitrite/sulfite reductase, producing the protein MYRYDEFDHAFVQGRVEQFRDQVARRLSGELAEDAFKPLRLMNGVYLQLHAYMLRVAIPYGTLNSKQMRMLAHIARKYDRGYGHFTTRQNIQYNWPRLADTPDILDELASVEMHALQTSGNCIRNVTADHFAGAAADEVADPRPYAEILRQWSSVHPEFSFLPRKFKIAVTGAERDRAAIQVHDIGLHLKKNDKGEIGFAVYVGGGQGRTPMIAKKIRDFLPEEDLLSYTTAIMRVYNLHGRRDNKYKARIKILVHETGAEELARQVEVEFAELKNGELKLPDADIAAITTYFAPPELQDRSEGWESLARWKRADEGFARWVEQNVAPHQHPDYGMVTISLKPIGGIPGDASDAQMDLVADIAEEYAFDEIRISHEQNIILPHVALADLEPVYRALVGADLATANAGLITDIIACPGLDYCALANARSIPVAQELSLRFGAPERQAEIGELKIKISGCINACGHHHVGHIGLLGVEKKGAELYQITLGGSGDENTSIGEIIGRGFEPEKVTDAVETIVDTYLGLRQSKEETFLEAYRRVGPQPFKDALYGSAAEAA; encoded by the coding sequence ATGTACCGTTACGACGAGTTCGACCACGCTTTCGTTCAGGGCCGTGTTGAGCAATTTCGCGATCAGGTGGCCCGCCGCCTGTCCGGAGAACTCGCTGAAGATGCCTTCAAGCCGCTGCGCCTGATGAACGGTGTCTATCTGCAATTGCACGCCTACATGCTGCGTGTTGCCATTCCCTATGGCACGTTGAATTCAAAACAGATGCGTATGCTGGCGCACATTGCCCGCAAGTATGACCGTGGATACGGCCATTTCACCACGCGTCAGAATATCCAGTACAACTGGCCGCGCCTGGCCGACACGCCGGATATTCTTGACGAGCTGGCCAGTGTGGAAATGCACGCGCTGCAGACCTCGGGAAACTGCATTCGTAACGTCACCGCAGACCATTTTGCCGGTGCAGCCGCCGATGAAGTGGCCGATCCGCGTCCTTACGCCGAAATCCTGCGCCAGTGGTCGTCGGTCCACCCGGAATTTTCGTTCCTGCCGCGCAAGTTCAAGATTGCCGTCACGGGTGCGGAGCGTGACCGCGCCGCCATTCAGGTCCACGATATCGGTCTGCATCTGAAAAAGAACGACAAGGGCGAGATCGGCTTTGCCGTTTACGTCGGCGGCGGTCAGGGCCGCACGCCGATGATCGCCAAGAAGATCCGCGACTTCCTGCCGGAAGAAGACCTGCTGTCCTACACCACGGCCATCATGCGCGTTTATAACCTGCACGGCCGCCGCGACAACAAGTACAAGGCGCGCATCAAGATCCTGGTGCATGAGACCGGTGCGGAAGAACTGGCGCGCCAGGTCGAAGTTGAATTTGCCGAACTGAAGAACGGCGAACTCAAGCTGCCCGACGCCGATATCGCCGCGATCACCACCTATTTCGCTCCGCCGGAACTGCAGGACCGTTCGGAAGGCTGGGAAAGTCTGGCCCGCTGGAAGCGTGCCGACGAAGGTTTCGCACGCTGGGTCGAGCAGAACGTCGCGCCGCACCAGCATCCCGACTACGGCATGGTGACGATTTCGCTGAAGCCGATCGGCGGTATTCCGGGTGATGCCTCGGATGCGCAGATGGATCTGGTGGCCGATATCGCCGAAGAATATGCCTTCGACGAAATCCGTATCAGCCATGAGCAGAACATCATCCTGCCGCATGTGGCGCTGGCCGATCTGGAGCCGGTTTACCGCGCGCTGGTCGGTGCGGATCTGGCAACCGCCAATGCTGGTCTCATCACCGACATCATTGCCTGTCCCGGCTTGGACTATTGCGCGCTTGCCAATGCACGCTCTATTCCGGTTGCCCAGGAGCTTTCGCTGCGTTTCGGCGCACCGGAGCGTCAGGCTGAAATTGGCGAACTGAAGATCAAGATTTCCGGCTGCATCAATGCCTGCGGTCACCACCATGTCGGCCATATCGGCCTGCTTGGCGTGGAAAAGAAGGGTGCTGAACTCTACCAGATCACGCTTGGCGGTTCCGGAGACGAAAACACGTCGATCGGCGAAATCATCGGTCGCGGTTTCGAACCGGAAAAGGTCACCGACGCGGTGGAAACCATCGTCGATACCTATCTCGGTCTTCGCCAGTCGAAGGAAGAAACCTTCCTCGAAGCTTACCGCCGTGTGGGCCCGCAGCCGTTCAAGGATGCGCTCTATGGCTCTGCCGCCGAAGCCGCCTGA
- a CDS encoding DUF934 domain-containing protein, producing MTKIWNESGFVENDPWVIETEEVKAEDGQKALLPLDAFLTRVGESNDIGLGVLIAPADDVTKLEPYLDRIGLVAVSFPAFNDGRGFSHASLLRSRLGFTGEVRAVGDVLIDQVPLMLRTGFTSFAVTNQTAIRRLSENRLPAIDVYYQPTARAATGNETYSWRRRVAV from the coding sequence ATGACAAAGATCTGGAACGAAAGCGGTTTCGTCGAAAACGATCCTTGGGTGATCGAAACGGAAGAGGTGAAGGCCGAGGACGGCCAGAAGGCCCTTCTGCCGCTCGACGCCTTTCTGACGCGGGTGGGTGAAAGCAACGATATTGGTCTGGGCGTGCTGATTGCGCCCGCCGACGACGTGACGAAGCTTGAGCCATATCTCGACCGTATCGGCCTGGTGGCGGTCAGCTTCCCGGCCTTCAACGACGGGCGTGGTTTCAGCCATGCCTCGCTGTTGCGCAGCCGTCTCGGCTTTACCGGCGAGGTGAGGGCGGTTGGCGATGTGCTGATCGATCAGGTGCCCTTGATGTTGCGCACCGGCTTCACCAGCTTTGCAGTGACCAACCAAACCGCGATCCGCCGCCTGTCGGAAAACCGGCTTCCGGCGATCGACGTCTATTACCAGCCGACGGCCCGTGCCGCGACCGGTAACGAGACCTATAGCTGGCGACGCCGCGTCGCTGTGTGA
- a CDS encoding ferredoxin--NADP reductase: MNAPAKTEDFAIKIPDGVYAETVLSVEHYTDHLFRFRMTRPAGFRFRSGEFAMIGLMVGEKPIYRAYSIASPAWDEELEFFSIKVPDGPLTSHLQAIKPGDTVLMRKKPTGTLVLDALTPGKRLYMLSTGTGIAPFASLIRDPETYEKFDEVILTHTCRDVAELKYGFDLVEEIKNHEFLNEIVGDKLKLYSTVTREDYAFTGRITDLIENGKVFADLGVPPFDPAIDRGMICGSSAMLKDTKALLEKAGLTEGANNKPAEFVIERAFVG; this comes from the coding sequence ATGAACGCGCCAGCCAAGACGGAAGATTTTGCGATCAAGATACCTGATGGTGTTTACGCCGAGACGGTTCTTTCGGTAGAGCATTACACCGATCACCTGTTCCGCTTCCGCATGACGCGGCCGGCCGGTTTCCGTTTCCGTTCCGGCGAGTTTGCCATGATCGGCCTGATGGTTGGCGAAAAGCCGATCTACCGTGCTTACTCCATCGCAAGCCCGGCCTGGGATGAGGAACTGGAATTCTTCTCGATCAAGGTTCCCGATGGTCCTTTGACCTCGCACCTGCAGGCCATCAAGCCCGGCGACACGGTCTTGATGCGCAAGAAGCCGACAGGCACGCTGGTTCTCGACGCGCTGACCCCCGGCAAGCGCCTTTACATGCTTTCCACCGGTACCGGCATTGCGCCCTTCGCAAGCCTGATCCGTGACCCGGAAACCTACGAAAAGTTTGATGAGGTCATTCTGACCCATACCTGCCGCGATGTGGCCGAACTGAAATACGGTTTCGATCTGGTCGAAGAAATCAAGAACCACGAGTTCCTGAACGAAATCGTCGGCGACAAGCTGAAGCTCTACTCCACGGTCACCCGTGAAGATTACGCCTTCACCGGCCGCATTACCGACCTCATCGAAAACGGCAAGGTGTTCGCCGATCTTGGCGTGCCTCCTTTCGATCCGGCGATCGACCGCGGCATGATCTGCGGTTCCTCAGCCATGCTGAAGGACACCAAGGCGCTGCTCGAAAAAGCAGGCCTGACGGAAGGCGCCAATAACAAGCCGGCAGAATTCGTCATCGAACGTGCATTCGTCGGCTAA